Sequence from the Candidatus Saccharibacteria bacterium oral taxon 488 genome:
TGTTTTCAGCCCGCATTAGCTCGACAAACTCCGCTGTCGAACCGACATAATGCACATGCAAATATTTATCCGTCATCATGGCGCCGCGCTTGTTCCATTGCCGCCTGCCAATCACATAAATCTGCCGCACGCCAAACGCATTAGCGCTCCGGACAATCGTTCCCATATTAAAATCCCGCTCGGTGTTCTCCAGAGCAATCACCAAGCCGTGGTCCTTGGCGTCTAGCTCCTTTACAATCTCCGCCTCGCTGCGACCTTTGAATTTGTCAATCACATTTCGTGTGTCTTGCATCTCTGTTATTTTAGCAAATGGGGATGAAAAAACAGAAAAACTTGACAAAAATCATTGACATTTTTTCATATAAGTGATATATATATCAGCTTTTGTTGACATAAATTTGACTTATTGTCCAAAGGCGTTCATTGACAAGCAGACGACACAAGGTGAGATTTTGCTTCTTTTATGGTAAGAGGCGCGAAACCTCATCTTGTGTGTTATAGGATTGCACACGTCCATTTATTGGATGGCATGTCGCCAAAGATGCGGAGAAAGAGCTACCATGACTCACATGGTTAACATCGAAGGTATTTCACTGGCAGAAGTTCTCGCGAGGCTTTTTAACAATTCCAGGCCCGTTGGTATGGGTATCTTCGCAGCTGCGCATGGCCCTCAAGAATTGAGCGTCGAGATGGCGCAGTCGATCATCGACGAAAAAAAGAGGAGGGGTGGGAATATCTCCTTCGACTACCTCTTCGGGAGACCGTTGAAGGTGCTCCTCTCAACCGACCGAGAGCTGGACCCCCGGCTCTACGATCGGGACAACGGAGGCCCGGGGACGGCGGCGCGGCTCATTAGTGAGTTGCGCAGGGCCAAAGGCCTGACTTAGTACCAGGCCAAGCATGACAAGTGAGCGGCGGAACACACGTTGTCTCACCTAAGACAACCCTATCCCGTCTGCTTGTCATGCTTACCATATATCTGCATAATACCCCGAGGAGACATCCTCAGTTTTTATAGTCAAACAATATAAAACGATGAGCGCTGACTCATCGTATGATTTCTGGTGCGGATGAAAGGACTTGAACCTTCACGTACTTGCGTACACTAGCACCTGAAGCTAGCGCGTCTACCAATTCCGCCACATCCGCGTGACTACCGAGTATTATACACGACCGGCCGCTCCTCCGCAAGGAGATTTCCCAGCCGTTTCAGCCCGCCAGCCGGCACCAAGCATTTAATTCTTCTGCCAGTTGTTTCATCGGCACAGCAGTCTTGATACCCGGCGCGAGGATGCCTTTTGGATCAAAGATATGCTTGATTTTTGCATACAGGTCACGCTCCTCGGGCGTCAGTGTTGGCTGAACAAATGCCGCCTTGAGCCGGCCCTCGCCGCCAAATCCCGCGAACGACCCTTCGTGGCTAGTCACGATCCGCATCATGTCCGAGCAGAGTTTGAGGATACGTTGGCGGTCACTGACCTTTTTGCTCGAGAACACCGGATAACTATTGATCATGCCAGTCGTCGCGTCGATAAACAGCGGCATGGCCACGCTGTATTCTTTTTCAAGCGCGCGCATCGACTTGATAAAGCCGTCCAGCTGCACGCCCGGCAGCCACATCCCAGAGAATACCTGCGGCATGACACCGTGCTCATCCGTTGGATGCTCCGCCAAGGTCAGCACTGAATGTAGCGTAAACGCTTCTTTCATTTCCACGTCGCGTAGCTCAACCTGCACAGCCGTGCCACCGCGAAGCGCACGTAGTAACTTCTTGGCAGCCTTGCTACGCGCGCGGTCCGAAAACGCGTGAAAGAGCGCCACTACCACGCCACCGCGATAGCATTCTTTTGGCGCCCATGCTAGTTTTTTACCCTGGGCTGCCGCCCGCGAGAAGAGCCGCCCGTCGATCAGCTCGACTGTCGAGGCGCCCGCTTGCAGGGCCGTGTCAACCGCCGCCTGCGCTGCATTCATTGAACTATACGCGGCACTTACCACGGCTAGTTCTGGATGGATGAAGTCAGCTTTCATAATTAGCTCGCCGATGATACCGAGGCTGCCTTGAGCGCCGACAAACAGCGGCGTGAGGTCAAACGAGCCGTCGCGCTGCCGCACCTGAGCGATGCTCGAAAAGCCGGCCATCTCTGGCGCACTAGCATCAATCCGAGCGATCAGCGCTTCATTATCGGTTATCAAATTATCCAGCTGACGGTATAATTCGCCCTCAAATGTCGCCAGACCCTTCTTCTTGCTCAGTTCACGCTTCGACAGCCGACCGGTCTGTACAATATCGCCACTTGATAGAACAACTTCCATCTGGTGAATCGACTGGCTCAATAGACCATACGCCGAGGACAGCATGCCAGCCGCTTCAGTACTAATTGCGCCGCCAATCGTCCCGTCCTCACCCGTCAATGAAATCTCCGGCAGACCCAAACCTTTATGCGTTGACAGAACCACTTGCGCCGCTCTGTGAGAAATACCCGACTGGAGGTGAATCAGCTGCTGCTTAGCATCAATTCCGACGACATTATGCATGTGTGCCGCCATGTCAATGGCGATGCCACGCCCAATCGCCGCACCCGTACTGTCCGTGCCGCATCCGCGCGCATACACCGGCAGGACGTGGCCCTTCTCCGCCAGTTGCGAACAAAACCGCAAAATCTTGCGCACATCACTCGTATCTGCTACTCGTGCGATCAACTCCGGCCGGCGCGCAAGCACGCTCCCGTCCCGCTGCGCATCCGCCAGAGCACCGTCATGCGTCACCACTTCACCCGTCAGATGTTCATTCAAATACGTCGCAACCTTATTCATAGTCCCCCTTTTTCTATTAATTTCATGATAGCACGGTCGAGGTGGAGCGTAAAGTGTATTGCCTGGGCGCGGCGGGTCATGTATAATTAAGGGGTGGATGCGCCTGACAACATGACGCACCTCCTTGACAAGTAGTTATGCGGATGTGGTGGAATTGGTAGACACGCATGCCTTAGGAGCATGTGCCTCACGGCGTGAAGGTTCAAGTCCTTTCATCCGCACCAAGGTTTTATTTTATGGGAGATTAGCTCAGTTGGCTAGAGCGCACGATTCACATTCGTGAGGTCACAGGTTCGAGCCCTGTATTTCCCACCATCATTGCATTTTTGTAAAATATATGATATAATAAAAAGCGTAGTATTTAATAATCTACACTTTTTATTATGCCAGAGAAAATTACTGCAGAAATCGGTGTTTTTGATATTCCGCGATCCGAAGAAGAAAACTATAACCAGCCCATAGGCCTGGCAATCTGTGGCGGCACGAAGGACATAGCTAGGGTTACTATTGCTCTTGCCAACCACGGGCATCACAGCGACCTATATTCGCAACTACTAGAAGAGATAACCAACAAAGAGAGAATGCCTGGGCTGTATTTTAATGGAGTGGACGCTTACAGATTTTTGAATAACACAGATAAACTACCGACAGTAAATTATATAGACAGAGGCGATAGTTATCGAAAAATAGCAGCCCAAGCGCTATATACAGCCTTCATGACCCAGTCCCACCTTTATATACCGGCTGACAATTCATTACGCTCTCTGCGGATTAGACGTAACCAGCTAGAAAAGGCAGTTTTTCAGACCTTGACTTAATATGTGGTATAATTAACGAGAATAAGGAGGTCTGTGATTAACATCAGACCATATTTTTATGAAAGACGCTAGCAAGATTCGAAATATTGCCATTATTGCCCACGTCGATCACGGCAAGACGACCATGGTTGACGGGCTGCTCAAACAGTCGCGTACATTCCGCGACAATCAGGCTGAGATGAGCCAAGAATTGATCATGGATTCGGGCGATCAGGAACACGAACGCGGTATCACCATCACCGCCAAACAGACCTCGATTTTTTACGGTGATTATAAAATCAACATCATCGACACGCCGGGACATGCGGACTTTTCGGGCGAGGTCGAGAGGACATTGCAGATGGCGGATGGTGTCTTGCTGATCGTTGATGCGCAGGAAGGGCCGATGCCGCAGACTAAGTTTGTGCTGAGTAAGGCGCTAGAGCTGGGCTTGAAGCCAGTGGTGGTGATTAATAAAATTGATAAGCCAGCCAGGCGAATCGCCGAGGTTGAAGATGAACTGAGCGATCTGTTTCTGGAGCTAGCAACCGATGATAGCCAGCTACACTATCCGATTTATTATGCGATCGGGCGCGATGGCAAAGCGTGGAAGGAGATTCCTACCGACCCGACTGAAGACGCCGACCTCACACCGATTTTTGAAGCGATTATCAACGATATCCCGGCGCCGAGCGTCACGGCTGATGGCGGTTTTCAGATGCTGGTAACCAGCCTGCAGTACGACACCTTCCAGGGTAAATATGCCATCGGGCGGATCGCTCGTGGGTCGGTTAAGCGCGGCCTAGCGGTTAGTTTACTAAAGCACGGCGAGGTGTCAGGCTCAGCGCGAATTGAGAAAGTTTTTGGCTACCGCGGACTGAACCGCGAAGAGCTTGACGAGGCGTTTGCTGGCGACATTGTGGCATTGGTCGGCGTCAGTGAAGCGCACATTGGCGATACGATTGCCGACAAAGAACAGCCCGAAGCCTTACCGGCGATTGCTATTGAAGCGCCGACATTGAGCATGTACCTCGGCCCGAATACCAGCCCGATGAAAGGGCGCGAGGGCGAATTTACCACCTCGCGGCAAATTGGCGACCGATTGCGGCGAGAACTGGAAACCAACGTAGCACTGCGCGTTGAAGAAAACGGGATCGGCTTTACGGTGTCTGGCCGCGGCGAGCTGCACCTCAGCGTCTTGATCGAGACCATGCGGCGCGAAGGCTTTGAGTTCGAAGTTGGCCGCCCGCAAGTGGTCACCATCACCGAGGACGGCGTCGAAAAAGAGCCAATTGAAGAACTGCAAATCGAAATTAGCAGCGAATTTATCGGCGCGATTAGCCAAGAATTGGGTGCACGCCACGCTGAAATGAAATCGCAAGAAACCACCGCCAGCGGCGCTACCCGCATCACCTATGTGCTGCCGACGAGAGCATTGATCGGCCTGCGAAACGTACTCTTGACCGCCACCAAAGGCACGGTGATTATGAATTCCCTGCCGCATGGCTATCAACCGCTGGACGGCAAATTGCCGAAAACCCGCGGCGGCGTGCTCATCGCCTTTGAGGCTGGCACCACCACGCCGTATGCTCTACAGGCGGCCGAAGCTCGTGGCGAACTCTTGGTCGGACCTGGCACGGAAGTGTACGCTGGGATGATCGTCGGTATTTATAATCGCCAAGAAGACATTGAGATTAACGTCTGTAAGGCTAAGCATCTAACCAACATGCGTTCCAAATCGTCCGACGGCACGGTACAGCTGACACCATTTACCCAGTTTAGCCTGGAGCAATGCATCGACTTCATCGAGGACGACGAACTGCTGGAGGTGACGCCAAAATCCTTGCGCCTGCGTAAACGCTACCTTGACGCTAATGAGCGAAAGCGCGCCAACAAGCGGTAGGCCCCGCCCCGATAAACTCCCGACTGACAGAATACATAAGAAACTTAACGTTACTATAGATTATCCCACGGTAACACGCTATACTTAACCATATGCTTCCCAAAAAAACCACAACAATTATCAAGCGCACGTTAGCCCGCACCGCCCAGCGCATCACACCAATCGACCGCAAAGATCCCGACGAAAAGCTCGGGCAGTTGTTTCATGAGGTGCAGTCACACCGCGTGTTTGCCGATGGTAAAACTTTCGTCGATCTCGTGCCGCGAAAGCGCGCCACCCGCATCCTCCAAGAGTATCGCCTGGCCCGACGTGATCCCAACTTTCGGCTGGATGAATTTGTGAAGCTACATTTTTATGAATTTGAATCGCCGATCAAAAAGGTGAGCTTTGTCCAGGCTGACTCCGCCAGGCAGCACGTCACCAACCTTTGGCCGCTGCTCATCCGCCGCGCCCACAAGTCGAAGGGTTCGCTGATCGCCCTGCCGCACGACTACGTGGTGCCGGGCGGTCGATTTGCTGAGCAATTTTACTGGGATACGTATTTTATCATGCTGGGTCTGGCGGCGGACGGCAAGTGGAAGCTGATCGACGGCATGATGAAAAATTATGTGTACATGATTCAGCGCTTTGGTTTCATTCCGACCGCCAACCGGACGTACTTCCTCAGTCGCAGCCAGCCACCGTTTTTTGCGGCGATGGTCAAGCTCCTCGCCAGCAAACCCGGCCGGCGCGCCCCGAGCTTGACGTACCTCGAGTACTTTCCCTCACTACTGGCCGAATATAAATTCTGGATGAAAGGCCAGCGCAAACTTTCGAGCATTGACTTTATGGCCACCAACCGCGTAGTAGCCATGCCCGATGGCCAGGTGCTCAATCGCTACTACGACGACAAGGCCACGCCGCGCCCAGAAAGTCGCCGCGAAGATATCGAAACCGCCAGGAACAGTCGCTCCGCCAACAAGACTAAGGTCTATCTCGACCTGCGGGCCGGGGCTGAGAGTGGTTGGGATTTCAGCTCGCGCTGGTTTAGTGATCCGCACGACATTGAAACGATTCAAACGACTGACCTCGTGCCGATTGACCTGAACTGTTTGTTGTACGAACTAGAGATGACGATCGCCCATTGTTACGGCGTGCTGCGTCAGGCACCGCTCAAGAAACGCTTTATCCGCCTGGCCGAGCGCCGCGCCGAGAGCATCCGCCAGCACTGTTGGAATGAAACCGACGGCTTTTTCTATGATTATAATTTCCGCACCGGTCATCAGACGAGCCACGCCACACTGGCCGGCGTCTTCCCGCTCTACAGCGGTATCGCCACCAAGAAACAAGCCAAGCGCGTGGCCGAGAAATTAGAGCGCGAGTTTTTGCGCGATGGTGGACTGCGGATGACGCTGGTTGACAATGGTCAGCAATGGGACGCGCCGAATGGCTGGGCGCCGCTACAATGGGTGGCGGTTTGCGGCTTGAAGCGGTATGGGCTGGATGAGCTAGCAGAGGAAATTAGAAAGCGCTGGCTGGCTTCAACCGAACGCGTCTTTGCTGACCAGGGTAAGATGATCGAGAAATATGATGTCGATAGTGAATCACGCATCGGCGGTGGCGGTGAGTATCCATTACAAGACGGCTTCGGCTGGACCAATGGCGTGTACGCGGCGCTGTATGATCGGTTTGATGAGCGCTGCCCAAAGTAGGCTAATTCTTGGTCGGACGCGGAATGTCTTCCGGCAAAAACCCCTTTTCGTGCTGGAAGCCAGCTTGCCATTTGTAATCTTTGCCATAGCCCAAATCTTTCATTAATTTAGTGGCTGCATTTCGAAGGTGTAGCGGCACCGGCGAGTTCGGATATTTGTGCGCCAGAGAAAAAGCATCATTCATCAAATCAGTAATTTCGCGCGATTTCTGGCTGCGCGCCAGAGCGATAGCGCAGTGGAATAAATTATATTTGGCCTCAGGCAAGCCAACGCGCTCCACCGCTTCAAAGGTGGCGACTGCCAGACTTAGCGCGCCGTTACCCACCAGCCCAATGTCTTCTGACGCAAAGATAACCATCCGCCGAGCAATGAACTTCGGATCTTCACCAGCCTCAATCATACGCGCCAAATAATATGCCGCAGCCACCGCATCACTACCGCGTAGTGATTTGATGAACGCCGAGATGACGTCATAATGCGCATCGCCCTTTTTATCATAACCCGGCAGTCGCCGCTGGGCCGCTGCCTTGACAACCTCTGGCGTGACTTTCTCGCCAAAACTCAGCGCCAACTCCAAATTACCCAAGGCCACCCGCGCGTCGCCGCCCGCCAATTCCGCCAGATAATCCAAAGCTTTGGGCGACACCCGCTTGGTTTGTCTCAAAACTTTCAGCGCCCGCTTCAACACTAGTATAATTTCATCTTTGGTCAGTTGGTGGAGCACCAGCACCCGCGTTCGGCTGAGCAGCGGCGTGATCACCTCGAAGCTCGGGTTCTCGGTGGTCGCACCAATCAAAGTAATC
This genomic interval carries:
- the typA gene encoding translational GTPase TypA; the encoded protein is MKDASKIRNIAIIAHVDHGKTTMVDGLLKQSRTFRDNQAEMSQELIMDSGDQEHERGITITAKQTSIFYGDYKINIIDTPGHADFSGEVERTLQMADGVLLIVDAQEGPMPQTKFVLSKALELGLKPVVVINKIDKPARRIAEVEDELSDLFLELATDDSQLHYPIYYAIGRDGKAWKEIPTDPTEDADLTPIFEAIINDIPAPSVTADGGFQMLVTSLQYDTFQGKYAIGRIARGSVKRGLAVSLLKHGEVSGSARIEKVFGYRGLNREELDEAFAGDIVALVGVSEAHIGDTIADKEQPEALPAIAIEAPTLSMYLGPNTSPMKGREGEFTTSRQIGDRLRRELETNVALRVEENGIGFTVSGRGELHLSVLIETMRREGFEFEVGRPQVVTITEDGVEKEPIEELQIEISSEFIGAISQELGARHAEMKSQETTASGATRITYVLPTRALIGLRNVLLTATKGTVIMNSLPHGYQPLDGKLPKTRGGVLIAFEAGTTTPYALQAAEARGELLVGPGTEVYAGMIVGIYNRQEDIEINVCKAKHLTNMRSKSSDGTVQLTPFTQFSLEQCIDFIEDDELLEVTPKSLRLRKRYLDANERKRANKR
- a CDS encoding TrmH family RNA methyltransferase, which produces MQDTRNVIDKFKGRSEAEIVKELDAKDHGLVIALENTERDFNMGTIVRSANAFGVRQIYVIGRRQWNKRGAMMTDKYLHVHYVGSTAEFVELMRAENREIIAIDNIPSSVNMAETTLPKRAVLVFGQEGPGISEEMVQAADKIVAIEQFGSTRSINVGAAATVAMYCWLQQHVLG
- a CDS encoding AAA family ATPase — translated: MDARQPLAEQMRPQTLDEVIGQNHLLGEGELLRQIVKRGEPVSLILWGPPGTGKTTLARIIANEVNAEFVELSAVTSGKKDVERVIEHARQNWNLGLRTILFVDEIHRFNKAQQDAFLPHVESGLITLIGATTENPSFEVITPLLSRTRVLVLHQLTKDEIILVLKRALKVLRQTKRVSPKALDYLAELAGGDARVALGNLELALSFGEKVTPEVVKAAAQRRLPGYDKKGDAHYDVISAFIKSLRGSDAVAAAYYLARMIEAGEDPKFIARRMVIFASEDIGLVGNGALSLAVATFEAVERVGLPEAKYNLFHCAIALARSQKSREITDLMNDAFSLAHKYPNSPVPLHLRNAATKLMKDLGYGKDYKWQAGFQHEKGFLPEDIPRPTKN
- a CDS encoding FAD-binding protein produces the protein MNKVATYLNEHLTGEVVTHDGALADAQRDGSVLARRPELIARVADTSDVRKILRFCSQLAEKGHVLPVYARGCGTDSTGAAIGRGIAIDMAAHMHNVVGIDAKQQLIHLQSGISHRAAQVVLSTHKGLGLPEISLTGEDGTIGGAISTEAAGMLSSAYGLLSQSIHQMEVVLSSGDIVQTGRLSKRELSKKKGLATFEGELYRQLDNLITDNEALIARIDASAPEMAGFSSIAQVRQRDGSFDLTPLFVGAQGSLGIIGELIMKADFIHPELAVVSAAYSSMNAAQAAVDTALQAGASTVELIDGRLFSRAAAQGKKLAWAPKECYRGGVVVALFHAFSDRARSKAAKKLLRALRGGTAVQVELRDVEMKEAFTLHSVLTLAEHPTDEHGVMPQVFSGMWLPGVQLDGFIKSMRALEKEYSVAMPLFIDATTGMINSYPVFSSKKVSDRQRILKLCSDMMRIVTSHEGSFAGFGGEGRLKAAFVQPTLTPEERDLYAKIKHIFDPKGILAPGIKTAVPMKQLAEELNAWCRLAG
- the treF gene encoding alpha,alpha-trehalase TreF; amino-acid sequence: MLPKKTTTIIKRTLARTAQRITPIDRKDPDEKLGQLFHEVQSHRVFADGKTFVDLVPRKRATRILQEYRLARRDPNFRLDEFVKLHFYEFESPIKKVSFVQADSARQHVTNLWPLLIRRAHKSKGSLIALPHDYVVPGGRFAEQFYWDTYFIMLGLAADGKWKLIDGMMKNYVYMIQRFGFIPTANRTYFLSRSQPPFFAAMVKLLASKPGRRAPSLTYLEYFPSLLAEYKFWMKGQRKLSSIDFMATNRVVAMPDGQVLNRYYDDKATPRPESRREDIETARNSRSANKTKVYLDLRAGAESGWDFSSRWFSDPHDIETIQTTDLVPIDLNCLLYELEMTIAHCYGVLRQAPLKKRFIRLAERRAESIRQHCWNETDGFFYDYNFRTGHQTSHATLAGVFPLYSGIATKKQAKRVAEKLEREFLRDGGLRMTLVDNGQQWDAPNGWAPLQWVAVCGLKRYGLDELAEEIRKRWLASTERVFADQGKMIEKYDVDSESRIGGGGEYPLQDGFGWTNGVYAALYDRFDERCPK